The genomic segment GGCCGCGCTCAGTCGACCGTGCCGAGGTACAACGGCGACTCCTTGTAGCGCGCGATCGCAAAGCGTGTGACCACGCCGATGACGGCGCACACGGGCACGGCAATGAGCAGACCGACAAACCCGAACAGCGCGCCGCCGGCAAACAGACCGAACATGACCCACAGCGGATGGAGACCGACCCGTTCGCCGACCAGCCGCGGGACGAGTACGTAGTCGTTGACGATCTGACCGGCGAAGAACACCATCAGCACCACGACCACGCGCGGCCAGTTGGGCCAGAACTGGTACAGGGCAACACCGACCGAGGCGAGCAGTCCGAAGAGCGTTCCGATGTAAGGGATGAAAGACACCAGGCCGGCCGTCAGTCCGATCGTCAATCCGAAGTCGAGGCCAACGAGCGAGAGCGCGACGGCGTAGAACGCCCCAAGGACCAGGCACACGGTAGCCGTGCCGCGCGCGAAGCCGGCGAGCACCCAGTCGATTTCGCGCAATTGGGCGCGGATGACGTCCGCCTGCGCCCGCGGCAACCAGCCGTCGACGCTCTCGACGACCTTCTCCCAGTCCCGCAGTAGATAGAACGCAACCAGCGGCGTCACCGCCAGGAGGGCGACGCTATTCACGAAGGCGAAGCCGCGCGAAAGGGCTTCGTTCAGAAGATGTCCCGCCACCCCCGCCATCGACTGGGCGGCCGCCAGGGGCTGGGTCAGATCGGTCGGCGGACTCGCGCTGACGCGCGCGAGGATGCTCGCCACCAGCGGCCGCAGCGTCTCGGCGGCCGCCTCCACGTACCGTGGCAGGGCACGCACCAGCGTCGTGAGCTGCTCGACGATCGTCGGAACGATGAGCATCAGGAGCAGCGTAGCGACGAGGAAGAAGGCGACGATGATCAACCCGGCGGCGACGCTGCGCGGCACCCGCAGCGCCTCGAGCCGATCGGCGACCGGGTCGAGGAAGTACGCGATCGCCATGCCCAGAACGAACGGCAGCAGTATTGCCTTCAGTAACCATAGCGCCAGCACGAGGGCCGCCAGGATCCCCACCCAGAACACGGCGTGCCGTGCCGGCGGCAGCGTTACCGTTGGCGCCGTCGCCGGTAGCGCCACGGGGGTCGCCGCGGGGCCCGCACCGGCAGGCTCCGGGGCCGCGGGCGAGACGGGTCCGACTGGTGGCGGCAACGTGCCTGCGGTCTCCTGCATGCAAATCGTCCCCTCGGCATCTCGTGGCCGCGCTCTACGGGAACACGAGGTTGTACAGAATCGTGTGAACGATCGACAGCACGATCGCGCCGACCAACGCCGGCAAGAAACCGGCCACCTCGAAGCCGGCCACCAGGTACGACGCGAACCTGAGCATCAATGCGTTGATCACGAACAGGAACAACCCCAGCGTGACGATCGTTAGCGGAAGAGTGAGGATCTTGAGCACCAAACCCAGCGTCGAGTTGACCAGACCGATGACGATGGCGGCGATCAGTGCGGTACCGAAGCTGGCCACTCGAAAGCCCGGAACGACGTGCGCGACGATCACGATGCTCAACGCACTGAGAAACCAGTTCGTAACCAGGTACAACATAGCCTCGGCCTCCCTCTGCCCCCCGCTCCCTGCTGCCCGCTCCCTGCTACCCCCTCCCCGCTACCTGTCCCCACTCGGCGCCCCGTCTGCCGACCTCGATCGGACTTCCCACCCAGTCCTTAGATCAAATGTTGCCGGGCGGCTCAATTTGATTTCTCGGCCGCTCTTTCGCTTTCGGTCTTGCATGGTAGGCTCGCGCCGCGGGCGCGTCACCGGTGGCGCGCCCTTGCAGGAGGAAGGCTATGGCCGTAAGTCCCCGCGCCGGGAAGCCCGCCGACCCGGCAGCTCTCGTGAACGTCCCGCAGTTGATCACCGCCTACTTCGTCGAACGGCCCGACCCGGAGGTCAAGGAACAGCGCGTCGCTTTCGGAACCTCGGGACATCGCGGCTCGTCGCTGCACCGCAGCTTCAACGAGGCCCACATCCTCGCCACCACGCAGGCGATATGTATGTACCGGCGCGCGAACGGCATCGCGGGGCCGCTGTTCCTCGGCATCGACACCCACGCGCTTTCCGAGCCGGCCGCGGCGAGCGCTCTGGAAGTCCTCGCCGCCAACGAGGTCACCGTGATGCTCGATGCCGCCGGCGGCTACACGCCCACCCCGGTCATCTCGCACGCCATCCTCACGTACAACCGCGACCGCTCCACCGCCCTCGCCGACGGCATCGTCGTCACCCCGTCGCACAACCCGCCGGAGGACGGCGGCTTCAAGTACAATCCTCCCAACGGCGGCCCCGCCGATACCAGCGTGACCGGCTGGATCGAGCGGCAGGCCAACGAGATCCTCGCCGCCGACTGCCGCGAGGTGAAGCGCATACCGTTCGCCCGCGCGCGCACGGCCGCCACCACGCGTAAGCACGATTATGTGCAGGCCTACGTCGCCGACCTCGATCGGGTCGTCGACATGAGCGCGATCAAGGCCGCTGGCCTGAAGATCGGCGCCGATCCGCTCGGCGGCGCCGGTGTGGCCTACTGGGCACCGATCGTCGAACGCTACGGGCTCGACGTCACCGTCGTGAACACCGCGGTGGATCCCACCTTCCGCTTCATGACTTACGATTGGGACGGCAAGATCCGCATGGACTGCTCGTCGCCTTACGCCATGGCGAGCCTGATCGGACTCAAGGACCGCTTCGACATCGCCTTCGGCAACGACACCGACCACGATCGCCACGGCATTGTGACGCGCGGCGCCGGCCTCATGAACCCGAACCACTATCTCGCGGTGGCGATCCACTACCTGTTCCAGAACCGGCCGACGTGGCGTACCGACGCCGGCATCGGCAAGACCCTGGTGAGCAGCAGCATGATCGACCGCGTCGCCGCCAAGCTCGGCCGCCGGCTCGACGAGGTGCCGGTCGGCTTCAAGTGGTTCGTTGACGGGTTCATGGACGGGTCGCTGGGTTTCGGCGGCGAAGAGAGCGCCGGGGGCTCCTTCCTGCGGCGCGACGGGCGCGTGTGGACGACTGACAAGGACGGCATCATCATGGACCTGCTCGCGGCCGAAATCACGGCGAAGACGGGCCGCGATCCCGGCGAGCTGTACACGGAACTGACGAAGGAGTTCGGCGACCCGGTCTACGAGCGCATCGATGCGCCGGCGACGCCGGCCGAGAAGGACATTCTGAAGAAGCTCTCGCCACAGCAGATTCGCGCCACCGAGCTTGCCGGCGAGAAGATCACGCAGGCGCTGAGCAACGCACCGGGCAACGGCGCGCCGGTCGGGGGCATCAAGGTCGTAGCCGCCAGTGGCTGGTTCGCTGCCCGGCCATCGGGGACGGAGAACGTCTACAAGATCTACGCGGAGAGCTTTCGCGGCCGCGACCACCTCGTGCGGATTCAGGAGGAGGCGCGGGCCATCGTGTCCGCCGCCCTGAAGGGCGCGTGACCTCGCTGTGGCGCGCGGGTGCGGCCGCGGTTGTAGTGGCGGGGTTCCTCGTGGGCGGGCCGGCGCAGGCACTGATCGAACGCTTCATCTTCTATCCCGACCGGGTCCTCATCGGCACGCCGGCGGCGATGGGAGTGCGGTTCGAGGACATCGAGTTCCCTGCCGCGGACGGGACGAAGCTGCACGGGTGGTTCGTGCGCGGCACGCGGCCGGAAACGCTGCTCTGGTTCCACGGCAACGCGGGGAACATCAGTCACCGCATCGAGCCCCTGCGGCTGTTGATCGAGAACGTCGGCGCGAACGTCTTCATGGTCGACTACCGCGGATACGGTCGTAGTGCGGGGAGTCCGTCGGAGGCCGGCGTATACTCTGACGCGCGCGGGGCGTTGGCGTACCTGCGTGGGCGAAGCGACGTGGCGGCCGACGGTATCGTGTATTTCGGGCAATCGCTCGGCAGTGGAGTGGCGATCGAGTTGGCGACGCACGACCCGCCGCGCGGGCTCATTCTGGAGACACCGTTCACGTCGGTACGGGCGATGGCAAGCACGTTGATGCCGTTGCCCGTGGGATTCCTGTTGCCGAACGCGTTTGACAACCTTGGCCGTATCCGGGGTTTGCGAATACCGAAGCTGTTCATTCACGGCGACGCCGACGAGATCGTCCCGTACGCGCAAGGCCGGGAGTTGTATGCCGCCGCCCCGGCACCGAAGGCATTCGCCACGATCCGCGGCGCGCAGCACAACGACGTGTACGTAGTCGGCGGTACCCGCTACTTCGCGCGGCTGCGGCGGTTTCTGGACGCGGCGGGGTCGTGAGGTACGTCTCGCCGACGTTCTGATGCGCGGCGGAGGCGCTTGGTGATATGACCGGCGCCGTCGCACTAGCAAGAGGGGGGAATATGCTCACTTACATCCGGAACCCGTTGGTCGCATGTGTGGTGATGCTGCTGCTTTCATGTACCGCCCGGGCGCCGCTGGGAACCCAACCCGACGCAGCGTGGCCGGGCGTCGTCAGCGATTCCGCGGATATCCCGTTTGCGGAGCACGGCATCCTGCCGGTGTTCACGACGAGTCTGACGACCGACGGCCGGAACCTGCACCTTCGTGCCCTGGTCGGCAACCCTTACCCCGAACCGGTCGAAGGCGTGCGCACGATCTTCGAGATAATGGCCAGGCAAGACCCTGAGGGCGAGACCCTGGACCGGTTCGAGCGCGAGATGGATGTGACCATTCCCAGCGGAGAACGTGCGTCACTGCGATGGGACCTGCAAACCATGTACGCCGGCCCGGGTACGGGCGGATTTCGGCTCGTAGCCTTTGCCGTCAAGCGTGGCGGTGTCACTATGCCGCTCCCACCGGGGTGGAGAGGGGACTGACAGGCGGATCCCCTGGACGATTGCTCGAAGTTGCAGGGCGATCCTGCGAGCGGAAGCGGTTGAACCGCCTCACCCGATGGCGCCCTTCTCTTTGAGTGTGGCGATGTCGTCCCAGGTGTAGCCGTGCTCGAGCAATACCTCTTCGGTGTGCTCGCCGAGCTCGGGGGCGGCGCGGCGGATGCTCCCGGGCGTGCCGCTAAACTCGACCGGGCTGCGCACAACTCGGATGTCCTCGCCGGTGCGATGTGGCACGGTCGCAAAGGCGTCGAGGGCGCGTGCCTGCGGGTCGTCGACCACCTCGCTGACAGTCTGCACCGGTGCCCACACGAGATCGTGGGCGTCGAAGCGCGTTGCCCACTCGGCGCGCGGCCGGGTGGCGAAGATGCCATCGAGCAGTTCGATGAGCGCCATGCCGTTCTGGGCCCGCGCGAAGACGTCCGTGAAGCGCGGGTCGGCTGCCAGATCGGGGCGCTCGATAGCGGCACAGAACTGCGGCCAGTAGCGGTCGGCCTGCAACATGACGAGGTGAAACCAGCGGCCGTCGCCGGCGCGATAGTGGTTCCACAGGGGGTTCGGCACGGCGCGGCCTGTGGGGCTCGGGGTCAGGCCGGTCACCAGGCACGTCTGGATGTCGGTAGCCATCATCCACAGACCGGCCTGAAACAGGGACAGGTGCAAGTGCTGTCCTTCGCCGGTGC from the Candidatus Binatia bacterium genome contains:
- a CDS encoding AI-2E family transporter, translated to MQETAGTLPPPVGPVSPAAPEPAGAGPAATPVALPATAPTVTLPPARHAVFWVGILAALVLALWLLKAILLPFVLGMAIAYFLDPVADRLEALRVPRSVAAGLIIVAFFLVATLLLMLIVPTIVEQLTTLVRALPRYVEAAAETLRPLVASILARVSASPPTDLTQPLAAAQSMAGVAGHLLNEALSRGFAFVNSVALLAVTPLVAFYLLRDWEKVVESVDGWLPRAQADVIRAQLREIDWVLAGFARGTATVCLVLGAFYAVALSLVGLDFGLTIGLTAGLVSFIPYIGTLFGLLASVGVALYQFWPNWPRVVVVLMVFFAGQIVNDYVLVPRLVGERVGLHPLWVMFGLFAGGALFGFVGLLIAVPVCAVIGVVTRFAIARYKESPLYLGTVD
- a CDS encoding phage holin family protein, whose translation is MLYLVTNWFLSALSIVIVAHVVPGFRVASFGTALIAAIVIGLVNSTLGLVLKILTLPLTIVTLGLFLFVINALMLRFASYLVAGFEVAGFLPALVGAIVLSIVHTILYNLVFP
- the pgm gene encoding phosphoglucomutase (alpha-D-glucose-1,6-bisphosphate-dependent) — protein: MAVSPRAGKPADPAALVNVPQLITAYFVERPDPEVKEQRVAFGTSGHRGSSLHRSFNEAHILATTQAICMYRRANGIAGPLFLGIDTHALSEPAAASALEVLAANEVTVMLDAAGGYTPTPVISHAILTYNRDRSTALADGIVVTPSHNPPEDGGFKYNPPNGGPADTSVTGWIERQANEILAADCREVKRIPFARARTAATTRKHDYVQAYVADLDRVVDMSAIKAAGLKIGADPLGGAGVAYWAPIVERYGLDVTVVNTAVDPTFRFMTYDWDGKIRMDCSSPYAMASLIGLKDRFDIAFGNDTDHDRHGIVTRGAGLMNPNHYLAVAIHYLFQNRPTWRTDAGIGKTLVSSSMIDRVAAKLGRRLDEVPVGFKWFVDGFMDGSLGFGGEESAGGSFLRRDGRVWTTDKDGIIMDLLAAEITAKTGRDPGELYTELTKEFGDPVYERIDAPATPAEKDILKKLSPQQIRATELAGEKITQALSNAPGNGAPVGGIKVVAASGWFAARPSGTENVYKIYAESFRGRDHLVRIQEEARAIVSAALKGA
- a CDS encoding alpha/beta hydrolase — protein: MTSLWRAGAAAVVVAGFLVGGPAQALIERFIFYPDRVLIGTPAAMGVRFEDIEFPAADGTKLHGWFVRGTRPETLLWFHGNAGNISHRIEPLRLLIENVGANVFMVDYRGYGRSAGSPSEAGVYSDARGALAYLRGRSDVAADGIVYFGQSLGSGVAIELATHDPPRGLILETPFTSVRAMASTLMPLPVGFLLPNAFDNLGRIRGLRIPKLFIHGDADEIVPYAQGRELYAAAPAPKAFATIRGAQHNDVYVVGGTRYFARLRRFLDAAGS
- a CDS encoding CoA transferase — encoded protein: MTDVTNRGPLQGIKVVEMGMWVAGPACAAVLGDWGADVIKIENPAGGDPVRALMALGFPFVPPVNPALEVDNRNKRSVTADIHTAEGRAVARRLIAGADVFVSNMRPAALARAGLSYAEVQPDNPRLIYASLTGYGLDGPDKDRAAFDYAAFWARSGAMAALGEPDGPPPTQRPAMGDHPAGLSLAGAVCAALYHRERTGEGQHLHLSLFQAGLWMMATDIQTCLVTGLTPSPTGRAVPNPLWNHYRAGDGRWFHLVMLQADRYWPQFCAAIERPDLAADPRFTDVFARAQNGMALIELLDGIFATRPRAEWATRFDAHDLVWAPVQTVSEVVDDPQARALDAFATVPHRTGEDIRVVRSPVEFSGTPGSIRRAAPELGEHTEEVLLEHGYTWDDIATLKEKGAIG